In the genome of Quercus robur chromosome 3, dhQueRobu3.1, whole genome shotgun sequence, one region contains:
- the LOC126716978 gene encoding acyl-CoA-binding domain-containing protein 4-like: MEATVGACNIPEPNSWKVVEHTKWKSWSGLGNTSPTEAMRLFVKILEEDDPSWYSRASNFVAEPVVDVQMNHNSKVEPVVENGNSFPETKTISTENGSLTETQDKDIVVEGLGSVAMYDQWIAPPISGQRPKARYEHAAAVVQDKMYIYGGNHNGRYLNDIHVLDLRSWTWSKIEAKSGAESLESPSPVTFAPCAGHSLIPWENKLLSIAGHTKDPAESIQGISQYHLPIKKSQYHLLPFDLFEFVNFVEISYL, encoded by the exons ATGGAG GCGACAGTTGGAGCTTGTAACATACCGGAACCTAATTCTTGGAAAGTTGTTGAGCATACCAAATGGAAGAG CTGGAGCGGGCTTGGAAACACGTCTCCCACAGAAGCTATGCGTCTCTTTGTGAAAATATTGGAG GAAGATGATCCAAGTTGGTATTCAAGAGCTTCTAACTTTGTTGCAGAGCCTGTAGTAGATGTGCAAATGAAT CATAATTCAAAAGTTGAGCCAGTGGTTGAGAATGGGAATTCGTTTCCTGAGACAAAGACTATTTCCACTGAAAATGGGAGCCTGACAGAAACTCAGGATAAAGATATTGTTGTGGAAGGCCTTGGCTCAGTTGCCATGTATGATCAATGGATTGCACCTCCAATATCTGGTCAACGCCCAAAAGCCCGATATGAG CATGCTGCAGCAGTTGTGCAAGACAAGATGTACATATATGGCGGAAACCACAATGGTCGTTACCTTAATGATATTCAt GTACTGGATTTGAGAAGTTGGACTTGGTCAAAGATTGAGGCAAAGTCTGGGGCTGAGTCCCTGGAGTCACCGTCTCCAGTAACGTTTGCTCCTTGTGCTGGTCATTCCTTG ATACCATGGGAGAATAAGCTTCTGTCTATTGCTGGACATACAAAGGATCCAGCTGAAAGTATACAAGGTATAAGTCAATATcatttacctatcaaaaaaagtcAATATCATTTACTGCCTTTTGATTTATTTGAGTTTGTGAACTTTGTGGAAATATCGTACTTATAA
- the LOC126719213 gene encoding lysine-specific demethylase JMJ29-like translates to MQVEIKTREFFQGYMEGRTYYNFWTEMLKLKDWPPSNKFEDFLPHHCDEFIRALPFQEYTDPRSGLLNLAVKLPPAVLKPDLGPKTYIGYGLAKELGRGDSVTKLHCDMSDAVNILTHTAEVVLSDKQRSAIATLKERHRAQDWKERLDREELSCPTEKLVHSNGEDMEVLEIADMSKHPSVFDGKIEMSKSDIEGATCPGFSTEQETEETGSALWDIFRREDVPQLEQYLRNHANEFRHTYCSPVEQVVHPIHDQSFYLTLEHKRKLKEEFGVEPWTFVQRLGEAVFIPAGCPHQVRNLKVGIQSHAVDISAAT, encoded by the exons atgcAGGTGGAGATTAAGACCCGTGAATTTTTTCAAGGCTATATGGAAGGTAGAACATACTATAACTTTTGGACTGAGATGCTTAAACTAAAGGACTGGCCCCCCTCTAACAAGTTCGAGGATTTTTTGCCCCATCATTGTGATGAATTTATCCGTGCATTGCCATTTCAAGAGTACACAGATCCTAGGTCAGGCCTCCTTAACTTAGCTGTCAAGTTGCCTCCTGCTGTGTTGAAACCAGACCTGGGTCCAAAAACATATATCGGATATGGGCTCGCAAAGGAGCTTGGAAGAGGGGACTCTGTAACTAAGCTTCATTGTGATATGTCAGATGCG GTGAATATTTTGACACATACAGCAGAAGTAGTGTTGAGTGACAAGCAGCGCTCAGCAATTGCAACCTTAAAAGAAAGGCATAGGGCCCAAGATTGGAAGGAGCGTCTAGATCGAGAGGAGTTAAGTTGTCCAACTGAAAAACTTGTTCATAGCAACGGTGAGGACATGGAGGTCCTAGAAATTGCAGATATGAGCAAGCATCCATCTGTTTTTGATGGTAAAATTGAGATGTCAAAAAGTGACATAGAAGGGGCTACTTGTCCTGGTTTCTCCACAGAacaagaaacagaagaaacaggCAGTGCTTTATGGGACATTTTTCGGAGGGAAGATGTTCCTCAATTAGAGCAATATCTTAGAAACCATGCAAACGAATTTAGGCACACCTATTGTTCACCTGTTGAACAG GTTGTCCACCCAATTCATGACCAATCCTTTTATTTAACTTTGGAGCACAAAAGGAAGCTAAAGGAAGAATTTG GTGTTGAACCGTGGACCTTTGTGCAAAGGCTTGGGGAAGCAGTATTTATACCTGCTGGATGCCCGCACCAAGTTAGGAATCTCAAG GTGGGGATTCAATCACATGCAGTGGATATTAGTGCAGCTACTTGA
- the LOC126719214 gene encoding kinesin-like protein KIN-10B, which yields MWVADKCTLILTEGDSAKALAVSCCVTVQSFLALKLPLLGFTLYDFRLYSLYYSCHEVYMDRCYDLLELKGKEIAVLDDKNGQIHLRGLSQVPVKSMSEFYEIFSCGIQRRKIAHTGLNDVSSRSHGVLVIAVSTPCGDGSEAVVTGKLNLIDLAGNEDNRRTCNEGIRLLESAKINQSLFALSNVIYALNNNKTRVPYRESKLTRILQDSLGGISRALMVACLNPGEYQESVHTVSLAARSRHVSKFVPSSHKLETPKVRMDMEAKLLAWLDTRGKTKSAQRIGPFNSPFTSKTLGSLSSVKKASVYPSSVTAKGSTKQGASKAKERFDPVPFINLNNNEGLADACLEAALEAPRVLNLKSSEHFSGPYGEDVVFIANDWHTALLPCYLKTKYKSRVLYKNAKVAFCIHTIA from the exons ATGTGGGTGGCTGATAAATGTACCTTGATTTTAACTGAAGGAGATTCAGCTAAGGCTCTTGCAGTAAGTTGTTGTGTCACTGTGCAGAGTTTTTTAGCATTAAAGTTACCTCTATTGGGTTTCACTTTGTATGATTTTCGACTTTATTCATTGTATTACAGTTGTCATGAGGTCTATATGGACAGGTGCTACGATCTTTTAGAGCTCAAGGGGAAGGAAATTGCAGTTTTGGATGATAAAAACGGGCAAATTCATCTCCGCGGACTATCTCAGGTCCCTGTGAAGTCGATGTCTGAATTCTATGAGATATTTTCTTGTGGGATTCAGAGGAGGAAAATCGCGCACACCGGGCTTAACGATGTCTCTAGTAGGAGCCATGGGGTGCTAGTGATTGCCGTTTCTACTCCTTGTGGTGATGGCTCTGAGGCTGTTGTTACTGGGAAGCTGAACCTTATAGACTTGGCAG GTAATGAAGATAATAGAAGGACCTGCAATGAAGGAATTCGTCTCCTAGAGAGTGCCAAGATCAACCAGTCTTTGTTTGCATTGTCCAATGTGATTTATGCActgaataataacaaaacccGTGTGCCCTATAGAGAAAGCAAATTGACCCGTATATTGCAAGACTCACTTGGTGGGATAAGCCGTGCTTTAATGGTTGCTTGCCTG AATCCAGGAGAGTACCAGGAATCTGTTCATACTGTGAGCTTGGCTGCTCGGTCAAGGCACGTATCCAAATTTGTACCTTCATCACATAAGCTAGAGACCCCAAAGGTTAGAATGGACATGGAGGCCAAACTGCTTGCTTGGCTTGACACTAGAGGCAAGACAAAGAGTGCACAACGAATTGGACCATTCAATTCTCCTTTTACGAGCAAAACTCTGGGTTCATTGAGCTCTGTTAAGAAAGCCAGTGTTTATCCCAGCTCTGTGACAGCAAAGGGTAGTACCAAACAAGGTGCTTCTAAGGCAAAAGAAAG GTTTGATCCCGTGCCTTTCATAAATTTAAACAACAACGAAGGTCTGGCCGATGCTTGCTTGGAG GCTGCTCTGGAGGCACCAAGGGTTCTGAACTTAAAAAGCAGTGAACATTTCTCTGGACCATATG GGGAGGATGTTGTCTTCATTGCCAATGATTGGCACACTGCTCTTCTTCCATGCTACCtaaaaacaaagtacaaatCAAGGGTACTCTATAAAAATGCCAAG GTTGCTTTTTGCATTCATACCATAGCTTAA
- the LOC126719215 gene encoding 26S proteasome regulatory subunit 8 homolog B-like, which produces MKVEKVPDSTYDMIGGLDQQIKEIKEVCLVYVLHLILPSKVDPLVNLMKVEKVPDSTYDMIGGLDQQIKEIKEAVCTESGMFALRERRVDVTQEDFEMVVAKVMKKETEKNMSLRKLWK; this is translated from the exons ATGAAAGTTGAAAAGGTTCCAGATTCCACATATGACATGATTGGCGGTCTTGACCagcaaattaaagagataaaggaGGTTTGCCTCGT TTATGTGCTTCATTTAATCTTGCCAAGCAAAGTTGATCCATTGGTCAACCTCATGAAAGTTGAAAAGGTTCCAGATTCCACATATGACATGATTGGCGGTCTTGACCagcaaattaaagagataaaggaG GCTGTGTGCACAGAATCTGGGATGTTTGCTCTGAGGGAGAGGAGGGTTGATGTAACACAAGAAGATTTTGAGATGGTAGTGGCAAAGGTAATGAAGAAGGAGACCGAGAAAAACATGTCATTGCGGAAGCTATGGAAGTAG
- the LOC126719216 gene encoding uncharacterized protein LOC126719216 — MDSNFVASEIVGRLRKKHTATIDELWETYKAIAKIFGDWEESYQRLRKLLLAYLDQDSGTQYSYHTIPKPLEGTTLLRYVYWAFAPCIAAFQYCRPVISIDGTHLYGKYKGVLMIAMATDANQKVLPIAFAVVDKESGASWGWFLECLRTSIERVIENKDICIISDRHKGIKCAIREWPRGQDGRERVYHRYCLRHIASNFNTHFDNPTLKALALKAGYATHDAKFVSIMQTIKEAEINLLRGVDPTDRRIIRYMPYTYLMSEDVDKWTQSHDDGRRYGAMTTNISECFNGVLKGARGLPIAAMVEFTFFKLVAYFHDRHKQITSDLSRGKVWSDYAMEIYNKNEQKIAGHTLRNYNHAEGIYQVVTPYNDHRAGGGNHSHDVRIFDRTCGCGKWQNLKIPCSHAIKVLNGLHLDAPSYIDPCYSLNNAILTYSHNFVVPKSESLWTDVRGPRWVPDPQLLWAKGRPTMSRIRNEMDGVRRERGSRREDPELREIQPRQRCRVCHQEGHNRRCCPNSHGASTSGSAMN; from the exons AATTGTGGGAAGATTGCGAAAAAAGCACACTGCTACTATTGATGAGCTTTGGGAGACATAC AAGGCAATTGCTAAGATTTTTGGGGATTGGGAGGAGTCTTACCAAAGGTTGCGAAAGTTGTTGTTGGCATACTTGGATCAGGATTCGGGTACCCAGTATAGCTATCACACCATACCTAAGCCATTAGAAGGTACTACGTTACTGCGCTATGTATATTGGGCATTCGCTCCATGCATTGCTGCATTCCAGTATTGCAGGCCAGTGATCAGTATTGATGGAACTCATTTATATGGTAAATACAAAGGGGTATTGATGATTGCAATGGCAACAGATGCTAATCAAAAGGTTTTGCCTATCGCCTTTGCTGTTGTGGATAAGGAGTCAGGGGCtagttgggggtggtttttAGAGTGTCTCAGGACTTCGATAGAGCGTGTTATTGAAAACAAAGACATTTGCATTATTTCTGACCGACATAAAGGTATCAAATGCGCCATTCGAGAGTGGCCTAGAGGGCAAGACGGAAGAGAACGGGTATATCATcgatattgccttcgacatattgctagcaacttcaacacacACTTTGATAACCCGACTCTAAAGGCATTGGCCTTGAAAGCTGGATATGCGACTCATGATGCTAAATTTGTGTCCATAATGCAAACCATTAAAGAGGCCGAGATTAATTTACTGAGGGGTGTAGACCCTACTGATCGCCGGATTATACGTTATATGCCATACACATATCTAATGAGTGAGGATGTAGACAAATGGACCCAGTCACATGATGATGGAAGACGTTacggggcaatgacaaccaatatcTCTGAGTGCTTTAATGGGGTTCTTAAAGGTGCCCGCGGTTTGCCCATTGCTGCAATGGTTGAGTtcactttttttaaacttgttgcATATTTCCACGATCGACATAAACAAATTACTTCTGATCTCTCTCGAGGTAAGGTGTGGAGTGATTATGCAATGGAGATCTATAACAAAAATGAGCAGAAAATTGCAGGACACACTCTGAGGAATTATAATCATGCAGAGGGTATATATCAAGTGGTTACCCCGTATAACGACCATAGAGCTGGAGGGGGAAATCACAGTCATGATGTGCGCATATTTGATAGAACATGTGGTTGTGGAAAGTGGCAAAACTTGaagatcccttgttcacatgcaattaaagttCTTAATGGTCTGCATCTCGATGCGCCCAGCTATATTGACCCATGTTACAGTCTGAACAACGCCATTCTCACATATTCACATAattttgtggtgccaaagtcAGAGTCATTATGGACAGACGTTCGCGGACCACGGTGGGTGCCTGACCCACAATTGTTGTGGGCCAAAGGTCGTCCTACGATGTCAAgaataaggaatgaaatggatggGGTACGGCGAGAACGGGGAAGCCGGAGGGAAGATCCGGAGTTGAGGGAGATTCAACCGAGGCAACGATGTAGAGTGTGTCATCAAGAGGGGCATAACCGTAGATGCTGTCCCAATTCCCATGGGGCTTCGACAAGTGGTAGTGCTATGAACTAG